The following DNA comes from Alnus glutinosa chromosome 6, dhAlnGlut1.1, whole genome shotgun sequence.
GTATTTGGGGAGGGGGCTTTTTCGGGGCATCCAGGGAAGGTCTTGGTGGACATAACAACGGATGCGATCTACAATACGGTTGGGGTAAACGGCCGCAAGTATTTGCTGCCCACAATGTGGGACCCACATTCCTACAGGTGTAAAACATTGGTGTGAtattaaatatgtaagaaaaaaaaataaatgctcatagttattcaattataatttttttttcccccgaATTATTCAACTCCATTCATATGTCCTTCATTAGAGCTAAGGATGTACAAGTGATTATAACTGACAGTTATTGTCTAAAATTGTTAATCGCTTAGGTGGAGGcggttattttaattttataaccGACGGTTTTAAAACTGCTTTTTAATTTGAGCTTTGAACAGGTTTTCGGCAGGTTTTTGTGTAGGTTTTAactgttttcaaaaaataatttaataatttttgtaccattttttttttatatatataatttttggggAGCAAAGTCCTATATATCAACAAGAGATTtggaaaaataaagatattagctttatttaattgaactctttttttttatcttccattttCTAGGTTTCTTAACGAGAAGAAGAATGGGATTAATATGTTTTTACCGTGCAATTGAGTTTCCAAACACCTATTTTGCATATGTTCATATACAATAAACCTTGTTTCACCATAAACGCTGCAACCCAGTagataaattatatttggatgtttaatttttctcaacAAATTGACTTCATTCCGCAAATCCAAATGACAACTCAAGACCAAAACAATCAGGTCATaatactaaatttttaaaaatcgtgtAAACAGGCTTGTTAGTCTGTTACACCTCAAAGTTGTAaacatagtttttttatttaatatatatatatatatagttggcggttagcggttattaactgtTTTCCACAACtcctataaccgctaaccaccttTGCCTAGAGCGGTTAgaggttatttataaccgctttcGAAAACAGTTAGCGGTTGCGAGACGGTTATAACAgctccgtttgtacacccctaattaGAGCAATCTCATTGTGTgcataatacttttttttttttttaataaatatgtgCACACGCATTTGAATCATGGTAGTCGCGGTCAAACAATTCTTGTCTAGATGACCATGAATGGGTTCATTTGTAAAGACTCTCAAGCTACCATTCGTGCATTTTTGTCCCCCTCAAACAACTATTTCTTTTCAATAGATAGACAACTTCTATTGGTGTTTTGCgttaaaattaatagaaaattaggAGCGTGTAAGGTTGTAATCTTGAGTATTTATTGTAGGAGCTTGActcgacaaaaaaaaatatactagcTCAAGCTTGACAAAAATTGTTAAGCACATAATGAGTCTCAACCTTCGTCACCTGTAACGCATGACTTAAAGCCCGAATAATGAAGATGGTTGCAGTAATTCATCCAAGTGTAACGTACACAGCAGTAACGTACTCTCATCCAAgtgtaatgtaaacaacattaaTGTACGTAGCAGTAACGTGTAAagtctttttgtctttttgtcttCCTAACTGTTGTAATCTACAACTCATTTAAACTAATGAAAGCCCAATCAGATGGGCAAGTGAGGAAGAGAGCTGCTACAGGTACAAAAGGAAgcttacaaaaaaatttacaaactgacgtggaaGGTGATGTGGCTTATATTTATAACTGACGTGGCTTGGCTTATACGTACAAAGGGAAACTCGACCACCGGCGACGGAGAGAGATGGTCGGAAACccagagatccggccggatctttGACCACCCCATCGGAGAAGACCACCGGGAcggaggcgctgtcggcgatcTCCATTATAGTCGATACGATATCCGGTGAGATGGAAACGATGTGTATTGGGTTTCGGCGTTATGGGCACTTGGTCGTGGGtttcagatccggccggatctctcaaacccacgccgACCGAGCGTGGGTATGCGGCaggagatccggccggatctcagATCTGGCCAAGACGCACGCACGGCCGGATCTCAGATCTGGCCGAGACGCACGCATGGCCGGATCTCAGATCTGGCCGAGACGCACGCACGGCCAGATCCGAGGTCCGGCCGGATTTCTCAAACCGACGTCGGCCGAACTTGGTGTTTCTGGCCGGATACGGTCAAAGATCTGGCCGGCCGGTGAGAGGGAggagaggggggagagagagagtgccggagAAAGAGGGGGTGAGGGAAAAGGGAGAGAAACAGGccaggtgtttttttttttttttaatgagtataaatgaattttttaattaataaaatgccaCCTCAAATGCCAGGTCAGTTTGTAAAATTCTCTATGTAAGAGTTTCTAAGTACGTTTAGCATTTTCCAAGAATTTAATATGTGTAAGCTTCCTCACTGGAAAATGCTAAACGTACTTAGAAACTCTTACATAGAGAATTTTACAAACTGACCTGGCATTTGAGGtggcattttattaattaaaaaattcatttatactcattaaaaaaaaaaaaaacacctggCCTGTTTCTCTCCCTTTTCCCTCACCCCCTCTTTctccggcactctctctctcccccctctccTCCCTCTCACCGGCCGGCCAGATCTTTGACCGTATCCGGCCAGAAACACCAAGTTCGGCCGACGTCGGTTTGAGAAATCCGGCCGGACCTCGGATCTGGCCGTGCGTGCGTCTCGGCCAGATCTGAGATCCGGCCATGCGTGCGTCTCGGCCAGATCTGAGATCCGGCCGTGCGTGCGTCTCGGCCAGATctgagatccggccggatctcctGCCGCATACCCACGCTCGGTcggcgtgggtttgagagatccggccggatctgaaaCCCACGACCAAGTGCCCATAACGCCGAAACCCAATACACATCGTATCCATCTCACCGGATATCGTATCGACTATAATGGAgatcgccgacagcgcctccgTCCCGGTGGTCTTCTCCGATGGGGTGGTCaaagatccggccggatctctggGTTTCCGACCATCTCTCTCCGTCGCCGGTGGTCGAGTTTCCCTTCGTACGTATAAGCCAAGCCACGTCAGTTATAAATATAAGCCACATCACCttccacgtcagtttgtaaatttttttgtaagcTTCCTTTTGTACCTGTAGCAGCTCTCTAAATTCTTGTTTTatcttggtatcagagctgtcAAGACTCACGTCTGCTCTTCATCATGTCGAGTTCTAGTTCGACTACTTCCTCACCTTCGTCCTCTTCCGCTGTTCCTACAGCTCCTATTGCATATGTTCCTATGCAACCTCTTAATTTTATCAAACTCCAAAAAGATAACTATCTTGTTTGGAAGGCTCAACTTCTTCCATATCTTATCAGCCATAATGCTCTTAGCTTCGTGGATGGATCATCTGTTCCACCACCTCAGGCGATTCCAAATCCCACTCCAGCATTTGCTACCCCTCCAACGGTTATGAATCCAGAATTTGTTGCCTGGTGTCAGCGAGATCAATTTATTTTGAGTACCTTGATCACCTCTCTCTCTGAATCAATGGTTTCTCATGTTGTTGGTTGTGTAACTTCCAGAGAGTTGTGGGTAACTCTTGAGCGCATCTTCACTTCGCAGTCACGTGCTTGTGTCATGCAACTACATTACTAAATAGGCACGTTGAAAAAAGGGACTTCCACTGTTTCTAAATATTTTCAGAGAGTGAAATCATTGAGTAACACTATGGCGGTTGTTGGCCACCCTCTCAATGATTTCGAAACcatttttcatttatgttggaAGGTTTTGGATCAGAATATGATCCTTTTGTGACGTCTGTTACCACAATAGTGGACCCATTGTCTCTTGGTGAGCTGTTTGGGCACATATTAGCCCATGAACTACGATTGGAGCAGCATCAGTCGGCTCCTGATCCCTCTTTGTCCTATGCAAATATAATTGCCCGCACTCCTAACAATTAATCGCGGAAAAGGAGGCCGTTCCAATCAGTCCGGCAGAGGAAATCAGTCCAATGGACATGGTCGTGGCCGTAGTTTTCCACATAATGGCCGAAATCGTGGCTAGTATTTATCTGGGTCTTCTTCTGGTGGTTCTCGTCCCACCTGTCAAGTTTACCATAAACAAGGCCATACTGCCCTCTCTTGTTATCATCGTTTTGACCATGCTTTTCAGGGTGACTCTAACAACTCTCCACAAGCATTCTACTCGACACAATCCATTCCAACTGATGCAAATTGATATTCGGACACTGGCGCGACACATCATCTCACCAATGATCTGCAGAATCTAACTCTGTCTGCTGAAGAGTACAATGGTATTGATCAAATTCGTGTGGGAAATGGGTCAGGTTTGTCCATTAGTATTTAGTCATATCGGCTCTGCTTCTTTATCTGTTGCTCGTCGCAAGTTTCTCTTAACTCAACTCCTTCTTGTTTCTAATATTGCAAAATTCTCATTTTTGTTATCAAATTTGCTAAAGATAACAATGTTTTCTTTGAGtttcatttctcttattttgtgATCAAGGATTGCAAAACAAGGACTCCTCTTCATCACGGGCTCCTTAGTAATGGACTCTACCAGTTTCTTCCTCCATCGAATAATTATGTTTCTCCTCAAGCTCTTGTTGGTGAAAGAACATCATCTAATCACTGGCACAGACGTTTGGGACATCCAGCTTTCCGCACTGTTCATCAgatattgtcaaaattttaccttCCAGTTTTGTCAAATAAGTTCTAGCAATTGTGCTATGCTTGTTTACAAGCCAATAGCCACCAATTattgtttcttgtttcttgtttcTACTTTAGTTGCATTAGGTCATCTAGATTTGATTGTCTCTTTTGTATGAGGTCCTTCCCCGGTTGTTTCCTTTCATGGCAATTAATATTATGTTTCCCTTATTGGTTCATTTAGTCATTTTACATGGTTGTTTCCCATCCAATGAAAATCTGACGCTTATTCAATGTTCTTACGTTTTTAGTCTATGGTTGAACGTTTGCTCAATTCCAAAATAAAATGTGTGCAAACAGATTGGGGCAAGGAGTATTGTAATTTACATTCTTTCTTTCGTCAAGTTGGCAACACTCATTAGATTTCTTGTCCACACACTCATCGACAAAATGGATGTGTAAAAAGGACACATCGATTGCCATGTGATTGAGACTACTCTTGCACTTTTAAGTGACAGTTATGTTCCAAAATTATTTGGGGATAAAGCATGTCAAACATCTTGCTATCTCATTAATCGCATGCCTACGACTACTCTTCACAACCTCTCCCCTTACGAAAAATTGTTCAACCGCGCCATTGACTATAGTTTTCTCCGTATTTTTAGGTGTGCATGTTTCCCTCATCTGCGTCCCTATAATAATCATAAATTTGAATTCCGTTCACGTCAATGGATGTTCTTAGGATACAATACTCAACACAAAGGGTATCACTGCTTTGATATTGCTTccccaaaattttttgtttCCCGTTATGTTGCTTCTAATGaatctctttttccttttgcatctcaatctttttctttttcatccaaGTCATCTCAAAAAGAGTCTTTACATCACTGCCTTTTATCTTTCTTGCACCCGCTATTCGTAGTCCCACAACAATTGTTTCTTCTTCTGATTCCCCTGTGTCTCCTCATGTCTCTACTAATGTCTCGTCCTCAGATAATGAAGTACCTGAGCTGGTCATTACTTCCACAAACTCCCCTACTCCCACTCAAGCTCATCAAATGGTCACTAGAGCACAAAATGACATTCGTAGGCCGAAGACATTTACTGATGGCACCATGAGATATCCTATCTCTCGAGCCTTGATTGCATTTACTAATGATGCCATGATTGAGCCCTCTTGTTATTCATCTGCAGTGAAAATTCCATAATGGCGGCAAGCTATGCGGAGGAGTTTAATGCTTCTTAAGAACCACACGTGGTCCTTAGTTCCCTCCTCTACGGCCACCAATGTAGTAGGTTGTAAGTGGGTCTTCAAATTGAAACACAAAGCCGATGGTTCTGTTGAGAGACATAAAGCTCGTACGGTTGCTAAGGGTTTCCATAAACTTGCAGGAATTGACTATGGTGAGACCTTTAGTCCTGTATTTAAACCTACAACAACAAGAACAGTTCTTTAGGTTGCATTTTCAATAGGGTGGCCCATGAAACAAATTAATATTCATAATACTTTTTTCCATGGCTTTTGTTTTTGAAGAGGTCTTTATGAGCCAACTTCCGGGCTTTACACACTCCTCCTTCCCTACCCATGCTTACAAACTTCACAAAGCCATTTATGGGTTGAAACAAGCTCCTAAAGGCTGGTTTTCTAGGCTTTGTGGTAAATTATTAGAAATTGGCTTTGTTGGATCTAAGGCGGACTCTTCCTTGTTTGTCTTTAAATCTTCTTCGGTTACTTATCTATGTTGACGATATCATAATTACTACATTTGTACCACATGCTATTGATGAGCTTTTGCAGCTGTTGCAGCTTGACTTTGCTGTCAAGGATCTATTGAATTTCTTCTTGCGTGTGGAGGTACTACACCTCAAATATGGTCTTCTCTTATCACAACGACTGTATATTCTTGATCTCCTCAAACGCACAAACATATTGGAAGCCAAACCAATTTCTTCTCCCATGTCTTCGTCTCACACTTAATTTGTAAGCTTTTGATGGGGATCCGGTTGAAGACCCTTTTCTTTTATGTAGCACAGTTGGCTCTTAGCAGTACTTGTCACTCACTCATCTAGATATGGCCTTTGCAGTTAATAGAGTGTGCTAGTTTGTGTATAGGCCAACAAAATTGCATTGGCAGGCTATGAAACGTATTATCCGGTACTTTAAACACACACTCTCTCATGGTCTCCTTATCACTTAGTCCTCATCTCCTAATTTGGAAGCTTTTTCAGATGCGGATTGGGCAAGGTGCCTTGATAATCATCGATCCACATGCGGTTATTGTGTTTTCTTAGGTTCTAATTTGATTTCATGGAGTTCTAAAAAGCATCCAACTGTTTCTAGATCAAGTACTGAGGCGAAGTATAAATCTCGCAAATACGGCAGCATAATTATTATGGATACAATCCTTACTTCGTGATCTTGGCGTTGTTCTCTCCTCTCCACCAACATTATGGAGTGACAACATTGGAGCTACTTATCTCTCTACCAATCTTGTGTTTCATGGTCGGACCAAACATGTAGACTTTCACTTTGTTCAGGATAGAGTTGCATCCAAACAACTTGATGTATGTTTTATTTCGAGCAAGGACCAACTTGCGGATGTCCTTACTAAACCAATCGTATATACtcggtttcattttttttgttccaaGCTCAATGTGGTTCCTCCCCTGTTGAGCTTGCGGGAGGATGTTGAAGCACATAATGATTTTCAGCCTTCCTCACCTATAACGCACGACTTAAAGCCCAAATAACTCTCATCCAAGTGCAACGTACACAGCAGTAATGTAAGTAGCAGTAACGGGCAACGTCTTTTTGTCTTTGTCTCTTCATAATTAACTGCTGTAATCTACaactctatttaaactaatgaAAGCCCAATCACAATGGCAAGCGAGGAAGCTTACACATATTAAATTCTtgttttatctaaaaaaataattatcaaacaagttgaactaattttttttttgcaattcatTTATTCAGATTTCTCAACAATATTCTACCTCAAGCTACACATAGAGTCATAGGCAAACACTCAAGCTGAAGATAATAATTCTAGATCAACAACAACATAGTTAACGGAAGATGCAGTTAAGAGACGTTGAACCAAGATAAATCGCAAGGGGACGATGGATAGGGCCTCCGATGAGGCAAGTTGAGCCTTAGAAGAGGCAAAAAAGGGAGGgggaaggaggaggaggggacTAAGAGGGAAGGGGGAGGAGGAGGTAGTGGATTCCTCCTCGTCGGCCAGGGAAGGGGAGGTCTTTGTTTTcaatgttagagaatatatttcctatattgaaagaaaatatattatattgtattatattgatattgtacgttactttccttttataaggttgattgtaattagttttgatggtaatcaaatcaattagatttgattaccatccttacctatctcaattctcctataaataggtgTATTATGTATTGTAAAACTATCAAGCAATAAAAGCACAATGTAACCCTTTGGGCTTTATGCCGTAGATATATGTcttagaccgaaccacgtaaaattctcttgtctctattttattatttccgcttttgtctttatttttcctatgtgtttatattttttaccatGGTATCAGAGTTATAGGCTAACGCCAGTGTTTGATCCAATGGTCCTGTGAAATTTTTCGTTTtctgtatttcatttttttcgtGATAGTTAATATTTTGCAGATCTCCTCACCATAAATCTTGCATAGTAtttgacacacacacacccaaaaaaaaaaaaaaaaagggggggagaagtgaaaaaagaaaataataataataatggataattgcaccgttggtccctgtggtatgccataattatttttcactccctatggtttaaaaagtgcatgggaggtccctgtgatatgcaataattacaaatcgatccttacagtcaaattccgttaaaaattttaacagattccatcaAATGCGACgttagcgccacgtgtcgccatcttaataaaataatataaatttattaaaaaataaataaaaatacttatttttttgaaaatattaaaattcaaaaaaaaaaaaaaccaaaataaaaacaaaaaaaggaaaaaggtggcaaaggggtggttgggccaccccTATTAGAtataggggtggccgcgcgccaccccaggcggcctctgggggtggccatcgggccatcCCTTGCccgccagtttttttttttttttttttttaaaaaaataaattatttattaataaatttatattttttatgaagatggacacgtgtcgccatcttattggcgacatgtggcactgacgtgtagggctaacagattctgtcaaatggtggacggaaaatcgacccagggagtaaaatgtaattattgcatatcacaatgacctcccatgcactttttaaaccatagagagtgaaaaataattattgaataccacagggaccaatggtgcaattatccataataataataataataaaaagaccaagttgcccatattattttggttattgttGGTTCGATTGTTGATTTATACCCATCTTTTggcctttgtggtattgtttaaaaccCAGGCTaatttcagcccatagttggccaactttttttgacatttgtggtattgtttaaaactCATGCCTTGTTTAGCTCATAGTTAGCCTATTGATATTTAAGGCGCATTTCCACCATCGCTGACTTCCTTCACTCATCGCCATCGATTGTTGTCATATTCAAACGAAGAAGAATGATTTATTGCAAGTTCAAACTTCCAGAATCCTTgtaccttgagtttgagggggaggTGTTAGATAATGTATTTcctatattaaaagaaaatatattatattgatatcaTATGTTACTTTCATTTTATAAAGTTGATTGTAATTaagtttgatggtaatcaaatcaatcagatttgattgTCATTCTTTCTTATCTCAATTCTCTTATAAACATGAGTATTCTATATAGTAAAACTATCAAACAATAAGAGcgtaatgtagccctttgggctttaccctATGGACATAAGTCATAAATcgaatcacataaaattttttatatttttattttattatttctgctatttgtctttatttttccatttgattattttttctaTCATTCAGGAGAGGAGAGAGCGAAGAGAAAAGAAGTTGTTCACCGACTATTATCTATTCTCTTACTTACatatactaaataacatttctcttagtTAATAAGCGTAATGCCCTTTGATAAATTGTTATATGGCTGCTATATAACTTGATGGTTTGCCAGTAAAATTCAACCTTGAAATTAAtgcttataatatatatataattaattaattttcactTTAGTAAtataatctactaaataacaataatcaattatttaaaaataaaaattactcactAAGTAAAGCTTCGAATAAGCAATTCCGTTTCATTTTCCGTCGCCCTCCCTCCGCTCCACCCATGGAACCCCACGACCACGAACACGAAGAGAGCCCCAAATCCCCCCAAACCCCATCCCCACCGTCCAGCACCGGCACCAGCACCAGCACCGGAGCCTGCTGCAAATGTGGCGGTCCCACTAGCTTCGCACCCCCGCCCCAGTGGTCCGAAATCAGCCCGCCCCCAGTCTACCGACCCATCCGCGCCCCAGCCATCAATTTGCCCGCCAACACCCACTCTCAGCAAGCCATAATTCTTGCCCCGGTCCCTCACTCCCAGAAGGTCTCAATCATCTCCCCTCCCTACCAATTCCAAACCCCAACCAAAATAATCCAATCCCCCGATGACATCCGTCACTTGCACGATTCCGACTCCGGCAAAAACTTTATCGGCTTCATCGTCGCCCTCTCCGAGTCCATTCGCGGCCGCAAGATCTCCGACCCCTGCCACATGTCCCGGACGATCAAATCCATCGTCTCCATCCTCGAAACCCTATTCCACTGGATCGACGAAATACCTCCGCTCCAGCAACCCTCTCGCTACGGCAACCTCTCTTACCGTACCTGGCACGACCGTCTCACCGAGACCAGCGAGTCCTTGATGCTCGAGTTCCTCCCAGCCGATCTCCAATCTGCCACAGCCGAGATCGTCCCGTACTTCTCCGACAGCTTCGGGAACCCGAGCCGCAT
Coding sequences within:
- the LOC133871229 gene encoding uncharacterized protein LOC133871229 yields the protein MEPHDHEHEESPKSPQTPSPPSSTGTSTSTGACCKCGGPTSFAPPPQWSEISPPPVYRPIRAPAINLPANTHSQQAIILAPVPHSQKVSIISPPYQFQTPTKIIQSPDDIRHLHDSDSGKNFIGFIVALSESIRGRKISDPCHMSRTIKSIVSILETLFHWIDEIPPLQQPSRYGNLSYRTWHDRLTETSESLMLEFLPADLQSATAEIVPYFSDSFGNPSRIDYGTGHETNFAAWLYCLTRLGLIKEEDYQAAVARVFVKYLELMRKLQLVYCLEPAGSHGVWGLDDYHFLPFIFGSSQLIDHKYMKPKSIHNQDILDNFSNEYMYIACILFVKKVKKGLFAEHSPLLDDISGVPNWNKVNSGLLKMYKVEVLEKVPIMQHFLFGWLIKWE